The genomic segment GTCTCCCCGTCGCGCAGCGCGCGGCCGCGGCCGACGACCTCGCCGTCGACGGCGACCGCGACCCCGTCCAGCCGGGCCGCCGCGACGCCGAGGTCGGGCGCCAGCACGGCGACGAGGTCGGCCACGGTGGCGCCCGCCCGCAGCGCCACGGTCCGGCGCCCCGGACCCAGCCGCGGGCCGAGGCGCACCTCGACGGTCACGCCCGCGTCGCTGCCGGCCGGTTGCATCCGGGCATCGTCCGCGGTCGGTCGCCCACGGTCAACCCCCGGGCCGCGGCGTTGCGATCGGCCTACCACGTCGAGTTCCTCGCGCTGCAGGCGCGCTGAGCGCCCGCGCCCGCTCTCAGGCATCTCCCACACGATCCCGAGGATGGTCTCGCTGCCGGCCGCGGGGGCGCCGCGCGGTCCGGCGGCTGCCGAGCTCGCCACGGGGCGCTGGAGACCGCGTACCGTTGAGCCTGCCCGCCGCCCAGCCCGACGACGAGGAGCCGCCCTGACCATCCGTGGACCTGTGCGCCCTCCCGCGTGAGCGGGGTGCGTCAACCCGGGCCGCGACCAGGTCGTCGCGGTCCTGCGCCGCCCGCGGGCCCGCGCGCGCCTGCGACCTGGCAGACCCTGGCGTGGATGGCGCGCCCCGGCGCCTACCTGCAGGGCGCGCACCGGCGATTCGGCGATCCGATGACGATCCGGACGTTCTGGACGCCGGAGCCGATGGTGCTCTTCTCGCACCCCGACGCCGTCCGCGAGGTCTTCCGGCTGGACCCGGCGATCGCCCCCGCGGGCCAGAGCTGGGAGTTCCTGCGCCCGTTCGCCGGGCCCGACTCGATCCTCCTGCTCGACGGCGAGGCGCACCTGCGCGAGCGGCGGCTGCTGCAGGCACCCTTCCACGGGGAGCGCATGCGCGCGCTGGCGCCCATGATCGGGGAGCTGGCCCGGGCGGAGCTCGCGACCTGGGACGGGCGGGTCGTCACGCTGCAGCGCATGCGCGAGCTGGCGCTGGAGATCATCCTGCGCGTGGTCTTCGGCGCGCACGAGGACCACGAGGTCGCGGGGCTGCGCCACGCGATCGACGCGACCCTGGACGGCGTGCGCTCCCTGCCTCGGATGCTCGCGATGGCCGTGGTGCAGCGCGACCTCGGTCCGCGCAGCCCCTGGGGGCGCTTCCGGCTGGCGGTGCAGCGCTTCGACGCGCTGCTGCTGGAGACGATCGCCCGCCGCCGCGCGCAGCCCGGCGGCGGGGGCGGCGCCGTCCTCGACCTCCTGCTCGAGCAGCGCGACGAGCACGGCGCGCCCACGACCGACCGCCACGTGCGCGACCAGCTCGTCGCGCTGCTCATGGGCGGCCACGACACCTCCTCCGCGACGCTGGCGTGGGCCTTCGAGCGCCTCGCGCGCCACCCGGCGGTGCTCGCGCGGATGCGCGACGGCGACCCCGCCTACCTCGACGCCGTCGTCAAGGAGGTCCTGCGCGTGCGCCCGGCGCTGACCATCGCGCCGCGGCTGCTGCTGGAGCCCGTCCGGATCGCCGGGCACGACCTGCCCGCCGGCGTGCAGGTCGCCGCCTGCCTGTGGCTGGCGATGCGCCGCGAGGACCTCTGGGACCGGGCGTCGGCGTTCCGTCCCGAGCGCTGGCTCGAGCAGCCCCAGCAGCCCTCGTGGATCCCCTACGGCGGCGGCGTGCGCCGGTGCCCCGGCGCACCGTTCGCCGAGATGGAGCTGCGCGAGGTGCTGCGCGCGGCTGCCGGCCTGCGGCTGCGCCCCGTCCGCCCCCGCGGCGAGCGCGCGCGGCGCAGCCTGCTGGTCATCGTGCCCGAGCGCGGGGGCGAGGTGCTCGTGGGCTGAGGGGCGCCAGGTCGCCGGTCCGCCGGAGCAGCACGGTGCCGGGGATACGATCGGGCGATGAGGCGATCGAGCGCGCGAGACGACGTCGGCGGGTGACCGGCGCCGGCCGCGAGCCCTGGCGCAGCGACGCGGCCACGGTGCTGGCGCGGCTCGGGACGGACGGGCGGACCGGGCTCGCCGCGGCCGAGGCGAGGGCGCGGCTGGCGCGCGTGGGACCCAACGAGCTGGCGGCGGCCGCGGTCGTGCCGGCCTGGCGCAGGCTCCTCGGGCAGCTCGCCGACCCGCTGATCCTCCTCCTGCTGCTGGCGATCGCGGCGTCCCTGGCGGCCTGGGTCGCCGAGGGCTCCGACGGCGTCCCCTACGACGCGGTGGTGATCGCCGTCATCATCGTGCTCAACGGCGTGCTGGGCCACGTGCAGCAGGCTCGCGCCGAGCAGGCCGTCGCGGCACTGCGGCGGATGGCCGTCGCGACCGCCTCCGTGGTGCGCGACGGCCGCGAGCAGCGCGTCGATGCCCCGCAGGTCGTCCCGGGCGACGTGCTCGTGCTCGCCGAGGGCGACGCCGTCGCGG from the Baekduia soli genome contains:
- a CDS encoding MoaD/ThiS family protein, translating into MQPAGSDAGVTVEVRLGPRLGPGRRTVALRAGATVADLVAVLAPDLGVAAARLDGVAVAVDGEVVGRGRALRDGETLALVLPVAGG
- a CDS encoding cytochrome P450, with the translated sequence MARPGAYLQGAHRRFGDPMTIRTFWTPEPMVLFSHPDAVREVFRLDPAIAPAGQSWEFLRPFAGPDSILLLDGEAHLRERRLLQAPFHGERMRALAPMIGELARAELATWDGRVVTLQRMRELALEIILRVVFGAHEDHEVAGLRHAIDATLDGVRSLPRMLAMAVVQRDLGPRSPWGRFRLAVQRFDALLLETIARRRAQPGGGGGAVLDLLLEQRDEHGAPTTDRHVRDQLVALLMGGHDTSSATLAWAFERLARHPAVLARMRDGDPAYLDAVVKEVLRVRPALTIAPRLLLEPVRIAGHDLPAGVQVAACLWLAMRREDLWDRASAFRPERWLEQPQQPSWIPYGGGVRRCPGAPFAEMELREVLRAAAGLRLRPVRPRGERARRSLLVIVPERGGEVLVG